From one Haloferax marinisediminis genomic stretch:
- a CDS encoding quinone oxidoreductase family protein: MKSIVVSEYGSSDTLDVTETEMPEPGPGEVRLAVEAVGINFADIMQRRGHYRNGPKPPYTPGMEAAGTIDAVGDGVDRDVGERVVAMTGGKAYAEYVTARADGLFDVPESMSFAEAAGFPIQFLTAYNCLHEWGGLEEGERVLIHAAAGGVGTAAVQLASLAGAETFGTASTEAKLDLATDLGLDHPIQYTEEDFRYVVADETDGEGVDLVLDGVGGETFQRSLDALSDFGRVVTYGAASGEIAKADTTRLLFENKSVIGFHLGNAMQKRPASVLGAVPELSKLLASGDLDVVVGETFPLEDAAAAHQYIEDRKSSGKVVLEP, from the coding sequence GTGAAATCTATCGTCGTCTCTGAGTACGGGAGTAGCGACACACTCGACGTGACCGAGACCGAGATGCCCGAGCCCGGTCCCGGTGAGGTTCGGCTCGCTGTCGAAGCAGTCGGTATCAACTTCGCCGACATCATGCAGCGACGCGGACACTATCGTAACGGACCGAAACCGCCGTACACGCCGGGAATGGAAGCGGCCGGGACCATCGACGCCGTCGGCGATGGTGTCGACCGCGACGTTGGCGAACGCGTCGTCGCCATGACCGGTGGAAAGGCGTACGCCGAGTACGTCACGGCCCGCGCAGACGGACTGTTCGACGTCCCCGAGTCGATGTCCTTCGCAGAGGCCGCAGGATTCCCCATCCAGTTCCTCACCGCCTACAACTGTCTCCACGAGTGGGGTGGCCTCGAAGAAGGCGAGCGAGTGCTGATTCACGCGGCCGCCGGTGGCGTCGGCACTGCTGCAGTTCAACTGGCTTCTCTCGCCGGTGCCGAGACGTTCGGTACCGCCAGCACCGAAGCGAAACTCGACCTTGCGACAGACCTCGGCCTCGACCACCCCATCCAGTACACCGAAGAAGACTTCCGGTACGTCGTCGCCGACGAAACCGACGGCGAAGGCGTCGACCTCGTCTTAGACGGCGTCGGTGGCGAGACGTTCCAGCGCAGTCTCGACGCGCTCTCCGACTTCGGTCGTGTTGTCACGTATGGCGCCGCCTCGGGCGAGATTGCGAAAGCCGACACGACTCGTCTCCTCTTCGAGAACAAATCTGTCATCGGCTTCCACCTCGGAAACGCGATGCAGAAGCGACCTGCGTCGGTCCTCGGTGCGGTTCCCGAACTGTCGAAACTCCTCGCCTCGGGTGACCTCGACGTCGTCGTCGGCGAGACGTTCCCGCTCGAAGACGCCGCTGCCGCGCATCAGTACATCGAAGACAGAAAGTCCAGCGGAAAAGTCGTCCTCGAACCGTAA
- a CDS encoding DUF7550 family protein, with the protein MSDDHHAGDHDHHEGEQEGRVTSPMQEFTMGQVTTGVLVLAVGLAVTFGLPLLLG; encoded by the coding sequence ATGAGCGACGACCACCACGCAGGTGACCACGACCACCACGAAGGCGAACAAGAAGGGCGTGTCACCTCTCCGATGCAAGAGTTCACGATGGGACAGGTTACGACCGGCGTTCTCGTCCTCGCGGTCGGCCTCGCGGTCACGTTCGGTCTCCCCCTGCTTCTCGGGTAG